Proteins from one Flavobacterium sp. N2038 genomic window:
- the mazG gene encoding nucleoside triphosphate pyrophosphohydrolase, which yields MSKELQLKAFERLLIIMDELREQCPWDKKQTLQTLRHLTIEETYELGDAILDNDLNEVKKELGDLLLHIVFYAKIGSETNDFDIADVCNEICDKLIHRHPHIYSDTVVKDEEEVKQNWEKLKLKEGKKSVLEGVPRSLPALVKASRIQDKVKGVGFDWEEPNQVWDKVQEELEELQVEVKAGDQDKIEAEFGDVLFSMINYARFLNVNPEDALERTNKKFIKRFQYLESKAGELGKPLMEMTLAEMDVFWNEAKKL from the coding sequence ATGAGTAAAGAACTTCAATTAAAAGCCTTCGAAAGATTATTGATTATCATGGATGAATTGCGAGAGCAGTGTCCTTGGGATAAGAAACAAACTTTACAAACGCTTAGACATCTTACAATTGAAGAAACTTACGAGCTTGGTGATGCCATTCTGGATAACGACTTAAATGAAGTCAAAAAAGAACTGGGAGATTTGCTGTTGCATATTGTTTTTTATGCCAAAATTGGTTCAGAAACAAATGATTTTGATATTGCCGATGTCTGCAATGAAATCTGTGATAAATTGATTCATCGTCACCCACATATTTATAGTGATACAGTTGTAAAAGATGAAGAAGAAGTAAAACAGAACTGGGAAAAACTTAAACTTAAAGAAGGTAAAAAATCAGTTTTAGAAGGTGTTCCAAGAAGTCTTCCTGCTTTAGTAAAAGCCAGTCGAATTCAGGACAAGGTAAAAGGTGTTGGTTTTGACTGGGAAGAACCTAATCAGGTTTGGGATAAGGTTCAGGAAGAATTAGAAGAATTGCAAGTTGAAGTCAAAGCCGGTGATCAGGATAAAATTGAAGCCGAATTTGGGGACGTTTTGTTTTCAATGATAAATTATGCCCGATTCTTAAATGTAAACCCTGAAGATGCTTTAGAAAGAACCAATAAAAAGTTTATTAAACGTTTTCAATATTTAGAAAGCAAGGCAGGTGAATTAGGAAAACCTTTAATGGAAATGACTCTTGCGGAAATGGACGTTTTTTGGAACGAAGCAAAAAAGCTCTGA
- a CDS encoding DUF5606 domain-containing protein gives MNLDKILAISGKPGLYVLKVQTRTGFVAESLLDGKKITVNLKSNVSLLSEISIYTHEGEKPLTEVMQKIATKENKGQAISHKEDNATLSAYFKEILPDYDEERVYPSDIKKVLNWYNTLQAKGLVTDLAPAAVEAAEEAPVAEEKTKKAPAAKKAKAKKEE, from the coding sequence ATGAATTTAGACAAAATTTTAGCCATTTCTGGGAAACCAGGTTTATATGTATTGAAAGTACAGACTCGTACAGGTTTTGTGGCAGAATCATTATTAGACGGAAAAAAAATTACAGTAAACTTAAAAAGTAATGTAAGTTTATTATCAGAAATTTCAATTTATACACACGAAGGAGAAAAACCATTGACTGAAGTAATGCAAAAAATTGCAACTAAAGAAAACAAAGGTCAGGCTATTTCTCACAAAGAAGATAACGCAACTTTAAGTGCTTATTTTAAAGAAATTTTACCAGATTATGATGAAGAAAGAGTTTATCCTTCTGATATTAAAAAAGTTTTAAACTGGTACAATACACTTCAGGCTAAAGGTTTAGTGACTGATTTAGCTCCTGCAGCGGTTGAAGCAGCAGAAGAAGCTCCGGTTGCAGAAGAGAAAACAAAAAAAGCTCCGGCAGCAAAAAAAGCAAAAGCTAAAAAAGAAGAATAG
- the def gene encoding peptide deformylase, whose translation MILPIVGYGDPVLRKVGVAITPDYPNLKETIANMYETMYNAYGVGLAAPQVGLAIRIFVIDTTPFSEDDDLASDEQKELKGFKKTFINAKIVKEEGEEWSFNEGCLSIPDVREDVYRKPTVTIEYCEEDFVMKTEVFDGLIARVIQHEYDHIEGVLFTDKISSLKKRLIQKKLKNITEGKTFQEYRMKFAAAKKGR comes from the coding sequence ATGATTTTACCAATTGTAGGATATGGTGATCCTGTTTTAAGAAAAGTAGGTGTGGCAATTACGCCAGATTATCCAAACCTAAAAGAAACTATAGCAAACATGTATGAAACCATGTACAACGCCTATGGTGTAGGACTTGCTGCGCCACAAGTGGGTCTTGCAATTCGTATATTTGTTATTGATACCACACCTTTTAGCGAAGATGACGATTTGGCTTCAGATGAACAGAAAGAATTAAAAGGTTTCAAAAAGACTTTTATAAATGCTAAAATTGTGAAAGAAGAAGGTGAAGAGTGGAGCTTTAATGAAGGTTGTTTAAGTATTCCTGATGTTCGCGAAGATGTTTATAGAAAACCTACTGTAACAATCGAATATTGTGAGGAAGATTTTGTAATGAAAACAGAAGTTTTTGACGGATTAATTGCAAGGGTTATTCAGCACGAATACGATCATATCGAAGGAGTTTTATTTACTGACAAAATATCTTCTTTAAAAAAGCGTTTGATTCAAAAGAAATTAAAAAACATTACAGAAGGCAAAACATTTCAGGAATATAGAATGAAATTTGCCGCTGCAAAAAAAGGCAGATAA
- a CDS encoding FUSC family protein produces MIDRISKFTNSTSFLNASKVTIASVVPVLILNFLGHFEIGFTIALGAFYTYPSDIPSSLNHKIKGLIVASFIVSGVNLLVNLAYPYPFLFYPFLGFLLFLCSMISVYGQRATLVSFSALLSISLSFGHLHEGWEAFEYSGFIFIGGILYLIIALIFHFIQPYKYVELQIAEGIKLTAKYLKLRGDLWNPEANRETIIEKQLAVQVELNLIHEDLRKMLIGNQNTSGATAQNRKMLLVFITLVEIQELALYTSFDHSKLHEKFAQHPEVLRTYQNVAYKLASTLKKLSKNVHHISVYVDKNDLKNELDALEFAIFDYEKSLGKEEASEGVLMLTNMLKYAKNQVGKIKIIQRAFSLAMQSYKLKDKDKELEKFLTPQYYPLRTLIENLTFSSSIFRHSLRLTITIMLGFFLGKILPFQNVYWILLTIVVIMRPGYGLTKERSYNRIFGTLLGGLLAFGIVSVIQNHVALSIFSIVCMLLGISFTQINYKISATFVTMYVVFIYGILTPNVVEVIQFRILDSLTGAILAFIANQFLWPAWEFINTPIHIENSVRANRNYLKEIADFYNKKGEVPTSYRLARKHAFVEVGNLMTSFQRMMQEPKSKQKTLPLVNKLVVLNHSILSALASLSTYIQSHQTTSASESFNYIIKTILSNLDQSISVLRNETVINDTFFDKDDVTLQFEELKRVNFKRLADDDDLDKETRQAKMQEAQMVIEQLIWMSNLAEKILKITKELKATNPD; encoded by the coding sequence ATGATCGATCGAATTTCAAAATTTACCAATAGTACTTCATTTTTAAATGCTTCAAAAGTAACTATTGCTTCTGTTGTTCCTGTATTGATTTTGAACTTTTTAGGTCATTTTGAAATAGGTTTTACCATTGCTTTAGGAGCATTCTACACCTACCCTAGTGATATTCCAAGTTCATTAAACCATAAAATAAAAGGACTTATTGTTGCTTCATTTATTGTTTCGGGAGTAAATTTACTAGTCAATCTTGCTTATCCGTATCCCTTTTTATTTTATCCCTTTCTTGGCTTTTTACTTTTTTTATGTTCTATGATTTCAGTTTATGGGCAGCGAGCAACATTGGTTTCTTTCTCTGCGTTGTTATCAATCTCATTATCATTTGGACATTTACACGAAGGCTGGGAAGCTTTTGAATATTCGGGATTCATTTTTATAGGTGGAATTTTATACCTTATTATTGCACTTATATTCCATTTTATTCAACCTTATAAATATGTTGAACTTCAAATTGCAGAAGGAATCAAATTAACTGCCAAGTATTTAAAACTAAGAGGCGATCTCTGGAATCCAGAAGCTAACAGAGAAACTATTATCGAAAAACAACTTGCCGTTCAGGTTGAATTGAACTTGATTCATGAAGATCTTAGAAAAATGCTGATTGGCAATCAAAACACTTCCGGAGCAACAGCTCAAAACCGTAAGATGTTACTGGTTTTTATAACATTGGTAGAAATTCAGGAACTGGCGCTATACACCTCTTTTGATCATAGTAAACTTCATGAAAAGTTTGCCCAACATCCTGAAGTATTAAGAACATACCAGAATGTAGCATACAAATTGGCCTCGACCTTAAAAAAGCTTTCTAAAAATGTTCATCATATTTCTGTATATGTAGATAAAAATGATTTAAAGAATGAGCTGGATGCTCTAGAATTTGCTATTTTCGATTACGAAAAAAGTTTAGGCAAAGAAGAAGCTTCTGAAGGCGTTCTGATGTTGACCAATATGCTGAAATATGCAAAAAACCAAGTTGGAAAAATCAAGATTATTCAGCGTGCTTTTTCACTTGCTATGCAATCTTACAAACTGAAAGACAAAGACAAAGAGCTCGAAAAATTCCTGACTCCGCAATATTATCCTTTGCGTACTTTAATAGAAAACCTAACCTTTTCATCTTCTATTTTCAGGCATTCACTTAGATTGACCATTACGATTATGCTTGGTTTTTTTCTGGGCAAGATTCTTCCGTTTCAAAATGTATACTGGATCTTACTTACAATTGTGGTAATCATGCGGCCGGGTTATGGTTTAACAAAGGAACGCTCGTATAATAGAATTTTCGGAACTCTTTTGGGCGGATTGCTTGCTTTTGGAATTGTTTCGGTAATTCAAAATCACGTTGCGCTGAGTATTTTTTCTATTGTTTGCATGCTCTTAGGAATTTCATTTACACAGATAAACTATAAAATAAGCGCAACGTTTGTTACAATGTATGTCGTTTTTATATACGGAATTCTAACTCCAAATGTTGTAGAAGTGATTCAGTTTAGGATACTGGATTCGCTTACCGGAGCAATTTTAGCTTTTATTGCAAATCAATTTTTATGGCCAGCATGGGAGTTCATCAATACACCTATACATATTGAAAATTCGGTTCGGGCAAACAGAAACTATCTTAAAGAAATTGCCGATTTTTATAACAAAAAAGGAGAAGTTCCAACTTCGTATCGCTTAGCCAGAAAACATGCATTTGTTGAAGTTGGTAATTTAATGACTTCTTTTCAGCGAATGATGCAGGAACCAAAGTCAAAACAAAAAACACTTCCTTTAGTCAATAAATTAGTGGTTTTAAATCATTCTATATTGTCTGCTTTGGCTTCATTGTCAACTTATATTCAATCACATCAAACCACATCAGCCTCAGAATCTTTTAATTATATCATAAAAACGATTTTATCCAATCTAGATCAGTCGATTTCGGTTTTGCGAAATGAAACCGTAATAAATGATACTTTTTTTGACAAAGATGATGTTACGCTGCAGTTTGAAGAGCTTAAACGTGTTAACTTTAAGCGTCTGGCAGATGATGATGATCTGGATAAAGAAACCCGCCAGGCCAAAATGCAGGAAGCCCAAATGGTAATTGAACAATTGATCTGGATGAGCAATCTTGCTGAGAAGATTTTAAAAATAACAAAAGAACTTAAAGCAACAAATCCAGATTAA